The region GTTTACCCATATTCCAGGTTGGGTGATTCAGAACATCTTCGGGGGTTGCCCTTTTGTAGTCCTTGTCTCTGAACGGCCCCCCGGATGCCGTGAGTATAATCCGTTTTATAGCCCTCGAATCCTGACCATCAAGACACTGGTGAAGGGCGCTGTGTTCCGAGTCTATGGGTAATAGCTCTCCTTTGCCTTCAAGAAGCGCTTTTTTTACATGTTCGCCATAGCTCACAAGGATTTCCTTTGAAGCAAGAGCCACTCTCTTTCCCAGCCTTAAGGCCTCAAGCACGGCATCAACTGCGGCCGTGCCTGTCATTGCAACAACAAGTATGTCCAAATCCGGCCTTGTTGCAAGCGAAACAAGCTCTTCAGCACCGCAACCCAATCTTGTCGATTTCGAAGCTTTTAATGATGAGCATTGTTCTTCGTCAAACACTACAGCCTCCGCAGGCGAGCACATTTCTATCTGTTCAGAGAGAATCTGTACATTTCTGTTTGCCGCAAGACCAGAAATCTTGAATTTTCCGGTTAGTTTCTGGATAACGTCAAGAGTCAATCTGCCTATTGTTCCTGTTGAGCCGAGAATTGATATGTTTTTCACTTCTCAGGGACAGGTGCCTGCCGCTATAAGTTCTTCGGCAAGCTCAAGATCGTGGCGGAAAGTTATTTTAAGATTCTCCTCTCGTCCTTGAATGATATGAATTTTTTCTCCTAGGAGTTCAACGTAACTTGCTTCGTCAGTTCCATTGAAGCCTATCTCGTCGGCTTTCTTAAGTGCATCCCTAAGCATCGGCAGAGAGAAAAACTGGGGGGTTTGCGCACGATAGATGGCTTGTCTTGGCAGAGTCTCGCTGACGATATTATTGTGCACTTTCTTTAGCGTATCTGTGGAGGGTATAGCGTAGATTGCGGGTCCTTTCTTTTCAACTATATCAAACCCTTTCGATAAATCTTCAACCCGCACAAACGGTCTTGCGCCGTCATGAACCGCTATATAACCTTCATTATTCATCACCTTAAGGCCTGCTTTAAGAGAATCAATCCTTTTTTCGCCGCCGGGAACAACGGCTTCAACTTTCTCAATGCCTCTTTCCTTAATCTCGCTTTCAAAAAATTCAACGCTTTCCTCATCGGTAACCATGACAATATAATCTACTGAAGGTGATTGTTCAAATGCAAGGATGCTCCAGAGTGCAAGGGGATGACCGCCAAGGAGAACTCTTTGCTTCTTGAATCCGAAACGCTCACCACGACCGGCAGCAAGTATCAATCCGTATTTCATTCAGTACCCCTGGCGCTTGCTCCGCCTGAAACAGGTTTTACCGATTCAGGCATCTTAAATACAGTAACGAAATCAATCAATTCACACCTTGTACATTCAAGGCACCGAATGCATGCGGTGCTTTGAGGGTTCTGATACGGTCTTATTTCCATAGGGCACACCCGATAGCACATATCGCATTTGTTGCAGTTGGCTTTATCAACCCTGAGCCTGAAGAGGCTTAAAGGATTACCTAGCGAGAATATTGCTCCTAAAGCGCATATCCGACAAAATGGCCTTTTTGAGAAAATTGAAAGAACAAGAGTAATTGCCAGTATTCCTAGCTTTGTTATAAAAAGCCATCCTAGAAGTCTGGGCAACTGATCATCGAGAAGAATCTGCGGGATGCCTGCTCCAAAAGCCCCGGCAGGGCACAGCTTGCAGAACCAGGTTTCTCCTGTCAAGAAAACGACTATTCCTGCTACTCCGACAAGAAAGATATACTTCAGATAATGGGTCCAATAAGGGAGTTTGAGTTTGAATGTAGGAATCTTATACAGGAGATCCTGAAGCCATCCGAAAGGACAAAGCCATCCGCAAGGCATTCTTCCAACAACTGCCGATATGGCAAGCATGGAACCTGCTGCAAAAAAAGGAATCTGCTTAAGGGCTATGAAATGCTGAATTGAACCCATAGGACAGGCTCCGCCTGCGGTAGGGCATGAATAGCAGTTGAGACCTGGAACACAGACACTTTTCGTTGTCATATCAACGAGATTGTTGCTTGCTCCAACGATATTGGCCATTGCCTTACTCTGCGTTAAACCGAACTTGTCGAATATCCTTCCAATGAAGCCAGGAAAGTTGTAGTTTATAACTAGCCACGAAACAATCTGGACTATCGTTCTTCTCATCTAACTAATCCTT is a window of bacterium DNA encoding:
- a CDS encoding 1-deoxy-D-xylulose-5-phosphate reductoisomerase, which gives rise to MKNISILGSTGTIGRLTLDVIQKLTGKFKISGLAANRNVQILSEQIEMCSPAEAVVFDEEQCSSLKASKSTRLGCGAEELVSLATRPDLDILVVAMTGTAAVDAVLEALRLGKRVALASKEILVSYGEHVKKALLEGKGELLPIDSEHSALHQCLDGQDSRAIKRIILTASGGPFRDKDYKRATPEDVLNHPTWNMGKRITVDSATLMNKGFEVIEASWLFDLLPEKIEVVIHPQSIVHSMVEFIDGSLLAQLSMPDMRLPIEYALLYPERGPRLIEGLDLASIGVLEFSKPDFERFPALSIAYEALIKGGTSPCVLEAADHEAVEQFLSRKLDFEQIPRIINDALKNHNHVQDPSLEQIRDAQRFAREFVIKGV
- the ispD gene encoding 2-C-methyl-D-erythritol 4-phosphate cytidylyltransferase, with the protein product MKYGLILAAGRGERFGFKKQRVLLGGHPLALWSILAFEQSPSVDYIVMVTDEESVEFFESEIKERGIEKVEAVVPGGEKRIDSLKAGLKVMNNEGYIAVHDGARPFVRVEDLSKGFDIVEKKGPAIYAIPSTDTLKKVHNNIVSETLPRQAIYRAQTPQFFSLPMLRDALKKADEIGFNGTDEASYVELLGEKIHIIQGREENLKITFRHDLELAEELIAAGTCP
- a CDS encoding 4Fe-4S binding protein gives rise to the protein MRRTIVQIVSWLVINYNFPGFIGRIFDKFGLTQSKAMANIVGASNNLVDMTTKSVCVPGLNCYSCPTAGGACPMGSIQHFIALKQIPFFAAGSMLAISAVVGRMPCGWLCPFGWLQDLLYKIPTFKLKLPYWTHYLKYIFLVGVAGIVVFLTGETWFCKLCPAGAFGAGIPQILLDDQLPRLLGWLFITKLGILAITLVLSIFSKRPFCRICALGAIFSLGNPLSLFRLRVDKANCNKCDMCYRVCPMEIRPYQNPQSTACIRCLECTRCELIDFVTVFKMPESVKPVSGGASARGTE